The nucleotide sequence TGACCCACTCTCATTCAAGGCCAAACCAAAAAGCCCACTTCAAGTGTTAAATGAtggaaatagaaagtgtataaataggagcaagTTTGATTTGAAGAAGGACTTTTAACTACACACTcttcttttacttttctttttctcttgtaATTTTCAATTTAGAATTTggggaattgggattagatctaagttttctttctgtttgttctttcttctgcaactctattttctgttttgggttttgaactcagattgaagaactccactgaaattcttcatctgagaatcatcttttacttttcctttctatagttctaagaattggaaattggatctcaatcttcttttctgttttcattttatttcttctgcaatttcttctttactttttggtcaagagagtaattgagatctaaatTTGCTTGCTGTTCTTGTTACTCTCCTGCAATTGTCAAATTTCTCTTGTAGGATTTCATAATTGAATTAAGCTTCCTTGCTGTTTTGATTCTTCTGCAATCTTTCATTTCTATTTtagttcttctgcaatttctcttcatctcatacttCTTTACTCCACTACATTTCTattttctagttcaatttgaatcccaatacccaaatccctttattcttaatgcaatttaagtttcttgtcaatttagattcagcaaatttCAAtaccttgcactttaagtttcagttatttacttttcttgcaatttaagtttcagctctcttattttcttgcactttaagtttctgcaatttacttcttctgcactttaagattttgtcaatttaccttctcccttttatttccatgcaattttacttctgttaatcaagaTTCACTCAACTCATCAACTactcgcttaactaaattcatcacctaactaaagttgctcaatccatcaatccatgtgggatcgacctcactcttgtgagttattactacttgatgcgacccggtacacttgccggtgagtttgtgtggaatcgtttttccctcatcagtgAGCGGTGGTGAACAGCAGTGGTGAACGGCGGTGATGGAAGAGGTTCAAATATGAGAGTTGAGGGTGAAGTACTCTGAATTAGAAGAAGAGACCTTTACTCGTGTTTTGAGAAGAAAAAATTGAAGGTAAAGagaagatttttttaattttttattaattttaataaacaaaaatacttaactataagagaaaaggacaaataggtccctgaccttttgtcccgtGGACGTTTTCGtccctaaccattgaaaaatacttttaagtccctgaccttcacaaaacttggacggatcagtccctccgtccaaatgcctccgttagggactgatccgtccaaatgtctCCATCAGGAATttatccgtccaagttttgtgaaggtcaaggacttaaaagtattttctaATGtttagggacgaaaatgtccgcgggacaaaaactcagggacctatttatcattttctctaaCTATAATTAATCATATATGATTAAGATATATACGTATTTGTATTTGTAcacaaataatatttaatatatttttaaaaaacagGTACTCGTATTTTTACGGGTAGTAAAAAGGGTTCACTCTTCTCCTTAACTTCAGAGTTTTCGTAGCTTTCTTTCACTCCTGGTAATCATACTAAAAGGCTAGCTCGATAAAAGAAAGGGATATTTAAGGGGCTATtttatcatgctttctaactGGCTTACTTACTCACCTCCTTTAATACAGCGGTTTACGCGAGAAGGGACAAGGCAGGATGGATGGCCTAGGAACTCTGCAACTACAACCTACTAGCAGGACCCTATTCGCGCTCGCTTAGATCAGCATTCAAGGGACGAAATTACTTAAAATATATCTATATTGTATATTTGTATTAATCTATATAAACGAAATATGAGTTCTATCACAAATTTTGAGGTATGGAAGCAATCACCTTAATTATTTATAGCGGGTTGATGCTTGTGGTTAGGTGTGTAATTAAATATATTGAAATTAGAAATCCCATGTTTTCCCTTCTAAATTGATTCTTAAATACCTCACGCATGTCCCCACTTTAATTTATGAAGAAAATCAAACAATTAGACCACAGACACAAGCCTAGCACAAATTGGTATACGAAATTAACCCTTTTTAATGTGGTTTGCGtgataaaatcataaaatttgaCACCGAACATGtgcaatgttctgaaaaccggaccggaccggccggtttgaCCGGTTTAACCGCGAACCGGCACTGCAAGTGGTCCGGTCCTTATCTGAAAATCGCGGAGAGAAAAACCGCTCAAGAACCGGTGAACCGGTCAAAAATCGGCCGGTTGGATCGAACCGGTGACCGGCCGGTTACGCAGCTTACACTAAACGACGCCGTTTTAcgtttttaaaaacaaaaaacaaaaaaacaaacccGACCCGACCCGCCCGTGGAGCACCCCACCCCCCTTTCTTCCCCCGAGCCCCGACCccattcattcatcaatcatcatcTAAATCATCTCCAATGGAGAAGAAGAACCCTAGCGGCGCTGCCTGAAGCCCTATCACCATCCCTCGCCCCCGTGGTGTCGCCATCCTCAGCTCCAGCAACCCTCCAATCTCTATCGTCGCCTGGTTCCTGCCCAGTAGCCCTCAATTTCGATCGTCTTCATCTTCTCAAGTCTCAACACCAGCACGCAGTAGCCTCTCATCGGCGGTCCTCAACAGTCAACACCGGTAGCCCTCCATCGACCCCAGGTGAGTGACTCGTCCTCTGCTCATTTTTCTTTGTCCTTCGCCTCGTCCTCTGTAAACTGAACTGAACTTAGACCTCTGCTCATGTTCTCTTTCTCTTTGTCCTCAATGTGAACTGAACTTAGACCTCGGCTTAATTCCTCTTTGTTGCACAATTTCTATTTGTTGGTCAATTTGTGTTTGGTGCTCTGCTCTATTTTGTGAACTGAACTGTGCATTTCCTGCTCAATTTGTGTTCGGTGAACTTGCTCTGTGCATTTTCTGATTTCAATTTTTGATTTCAATTCCTGTGAACTTGCTCTTTGTGAACTGTGCATTTTCTATGAACTTCGTTCCTCTGCTCAATTTCTATTTGACTGTTTGTTGGTTAGCAATTAGCATAAGAAATTAATAATCTGAAAAGTAAGTGGCTGTGTATGTAAACTTGTGAGCCCTCTGATTTACTTGCTGAGGGTTGTTGATGCTGATGACCCCCCATCTTTGGGTTATGTTTATGAAGGAATGTTAAGGGCAGAAGATGCAATTAAGGAGATGTTTAGGCAATCCAATACTGCATATCAGCCGTACACAGATATTATCAACTCAAGATGGGACAAGCATTTGAAGAAAGATCTTCATGCGGCAGCTTACTTCCTGAATCCTAAATtcttttttaatgaaaattataAAGAAGCACCTGATGTTATGCGAGGTTTGCTTGATCTTGTTACCTTGTATTGCAAGTGTAACAATTTGGATTCAGTTCAGGCAATGAAAGAAATACATTTATATAGAGATCGGAAGGAAAGTTTTGATAGACAAGAAGTTATTCCAGCTGCATCTGAACTTAAGCCTGGTAAGAATATGGTTGAATATTTGTTTAATCAATAGTAACTTGTTTTGAGCTCCTAtgttcttaattaatatcttataatATGTTATGGTTTTATAATTGGTAGATGAATGGTGGAGGTTATTCGGAGGCTCTGCTCCATGTCTACAAAAGATAGCTGTTCGCATTCTTAGCCAAGCATCTGCTTCTTCTGGGTGTGAGAGAAATTGGAGCCTTTTTGACCAGATTCAtacaaaaagaagaaatagattGGAGCATGATAGACTGAATGACATTGTTTATGTTACCTATAATTTGCGTCTTAAATCCAGGTAATATATGTTTCATGAAATACTATATTGTTTCATTTGTAATCTTTATCATAATAAATTTGtaaattattaaatctccatataTTGTATTTAACCTTTtaggaaggaaaaagaaaaaagaaagcaaaagacaCAGCATGATCCAATTGATTATGAAAGTATCAGTTAAGTTGACTTCTGGGTGACTGAAGAGGTTGTAGAGAAAGAGCCTGATCTTCCTAGTAATGTGGATGACTTATTGTGTGAGTATAGTATATTTAGTTTCTAATGATTTATTAGAATGTTGTTAGTTTATAATATAATGATAacatttctattttattaggTGAAATTGATGCTGATTTATATCCAAGTGGCGGTGGTAGTAGTGGTCTTTATGCTGCATCTCTTTCTTCTGCTGATCAGGGTGGGAATGAAGGTGAAGATCATCCCACCGAAGCAGATTTGCAACAAGTTCTTGCGGATTTTGATTATTGATAAACCATGATGTTAGGATGTGTATTTGGTTGgtgatattttatgtagtgttttaaatttcgaagatattttaagatttatatcagactataattatattttaagatgtgtatttataatttatttattattctactctaaaacggtttttccggttgaaccatcagttgaaccggttagaccagtaaaccagtgaaccagtgattagagcggtttgatgaccggtccggttttctaAACCTTGAACATGTGGCACTTCTTTTGATGGTTTGTTTTTTTAGTTGCTCACAGTATCTCCCAATCCGTCGCGAAATTCGAACCTCTGACACTTAGTTAAACGGACTAACCTAAGTTGTTTCTCTTTTGATGGCTTTAATACCTATACGCCTATACCTTCATGTCAGGACTTTTTGAAGTTATTTCAAGCTTGTTTGGTAATAACTAATAAACAAGCCAATTCTGCAAACTTCATCGTTGTTAATTATCAACTTGCATTGCCCAGAGGCCCAGATCNNNNNNNNNNNNNNNNNNNNNNNNNNNNNNNNNNNNNNNNNNNNNNNNNNNNNNNNNNNNNNNNNNNAAATTTGTTCTCAAATTAAAGTATCTTAAATTTCAGTTTATTCTCTCTCctaaattttacttttttttaggttttttaatttaaataaaataataggaGATTGAAATTAAATTACTTGAATCTTCTAAACAGAATTTAAATACGTAAATTTCCTAaactatataatatataaattgtcTGAAGGTTATTCGTGTTATATAATGTATAAAACATATTATCCTAAAATGATTTATGCTTGAATTGtattgcacaaatacacataaatCGTCCCAGACGGTTAAACTTTAGAACATGTACATAAATTGTCCTATCCTAACATGAGTAATGTTTTTTGCTCGAAAACTCATAACCCTAGCACCATTTACATGCAATTAGCCAACCCTCAATATACTAGcacgatttatatattattatcctAAGTCACATTAGGCTGAAAGCACATGACCGTGGATCAATTTATGTGCTTAAAGAGGCTATAAATAAAGGAGCATGATGTATATCAAGCCATAGTTGAATTGAGGGTTTTGGAAGATGGCTGAAAGTGTGTTTTTGCTAGTtcatcaccaaaaaaaaaattgatgaaaaTACAAGTGAGGGTATAACGTTCACTAGTAAACAACAGGTTGGAGTGTTCGTAAATCCTTCAACGAATTGAGAAGATTTACGAAATAGTATATTACAGAAATTAGGACAATGCGACAAAAAGCGTGTGAAGCAATTATTGTTTTGGATTCCTATCTCACTCAGACAAGCTTATGTTAAATTTGGAAAGTATGAGATGTTAGGCGATAACGACATTTGTGTTATATTTTCCATCCAGTCAATCTAGATTTCCAGATTTGGGGACTATGGAGTTGTTTGCGAGAATGGTTGATGTGGAAGATAGCTCTGATGGATCTATTCCGAATCTGTCAACTGTCTAGGATGatttatgtgtatttgtgcaatgCAATTCAAGCATAAATCGTCCTAAAATAATATGTTCCATGCATTATATAACACACATAATTCTAAgacgatttatatattatataatttaagGAATTCATGTTTTCAAATTCCATTTAGAGANNNNNNNNNNNNNNNNNNNNNNNNNNNNNNNNNNNNNNNNNNNNNNNNNNNNNNNNNNNNNNNNNNNNNNNNNNNNNNNNNNNNNNNNNNNNNNNNNNNNNNNNNNNNNNNNNNNNNNNNNNNNNNNNNNNNNNNNNNNNNNNNNNNNNNNNNNNNNNNNNNTTTATTATTTGGCTAATAAATTACTCCATATTCAAATCGTAATTCGAACCGTCGAAGATTGAATTAGTAGATATGACTTATACTAATATTAAGATAATAGATAGATAACAAAATAAAGACTTCTGTTGATATATTTTGTCCtttgttttttaaataaaaattacataatATCCCAGCTGTTATTACATTACATGTCCTTTAGTGGGAACTTGTATTTCACATCATGTGAAATTCGTGTCGTTTTGCTGTTTCTGTTCTTTTTTGCCTTTCATCATTTTATGTCATCTACTTGCAGTTCTCGTCTCAGAGTTCTGGTACACCTTCTTTCCATCAATTATTACATATTATTGGTTTCTTGTTTAAATATGTATATAGAGGGCTCTTAGACCAAAGGAGAAGAAATTATTGAGGACCACATACGGATATACTTGCATtaaattagaaaataattttaattttgatgagATATatatgataaatcactatttatttaattttttattcaaaaattaaaataataattttttattggtTGTGAATGGAGTACCAAGATGCAAGATCTaacaataaaacataataaaaagataTTCTTCAATAAACATTTAAGTTTATTATATTACTTTAGGCAAGTTTACAATTAAAGTgagttttattaattttattcaaaatatatttattatttatggatTCTACTAATTTTTATGTGAGCATGTCTAAAATAatactcttttaatttttaattaatggaCACCTTCACTATTCCTCCACATTGATTTGGAGGAAAAGCAGGCAACGTTATACAGATGATAGAGgtaattttctgtttttttttttaaatagacaGAATATAAATATAACTTAAAAAACCTAAAATTTAATAANNNNNNNNNNNNNNNNNNNNNNNNNNNNNNNNNNNNNNNNNNNNNNNNNNNNNNNNNNNNNNNNNNNNNNNNNNNNNNNNNNNNNNNNNNNNNNNNNNNNNNNNNNNNNNNNNNNNNNNNNNNNNNNNNNNNNNNNNNNNNNNNNNNNNNNNNNNNNAATTGTCAAATAATTTGACATGTTTAATTAAATCTATTTGACTGAATCATTTAAACAGTTTTTAATgtcatttttatataaaaatattactaGCATAAATTTTGGTCAAATATTTAGATCGTTCCCTCCAATAAATGtcgattatttaaattttatcttaTATATATAACAACTCATTAATTAGAGATAGactcttaaataaaattcacaaattaatttttgataTATTGgactagaaaattttaaaaagaaccAAAAAAAATCTCCCTTTATAAATTATTGTTTCCTGCgtgctattattttattttgtgtaaAAGATGCAGTAATTGTGTGGTGATTGGCTCAAAGTTGACCATCGCGGCTACGTTGTGTACGTAGCAAAACTGTTTCCCTTTTGTGGGgctccttcttttcttctctcatTTGTCATTCTATGTTCCATCACTTCATCAAACGCACAAACAAATGTTAACAACACATTGCTGCATTGCTCCGATCCTTATTAATTATTGATGTGATTCCATTCAGTTACTCATGTTTGCTGCATCCTATTCTTCTTCGATTCCTTTCTGTTACTGCTGCATCCTCTttgtcttctctctctctctctagtctactctcttcctcctccttcttttgtccattttcctttttctctccctATAATTATTGGAATCAATTTTCATATGTTGTTTATCACTTGAGTTAAAGTTTCAAACTTTCACTACTCCTTAGAAATGGGGCTTGACCATCATGCAATTTGTGGTCTAAGAAGGCTTGGCTTTATTATTTTTAGCATTTCACTTTTCTTCTTCATTATTTCAAGCTGGATCCATCATGGGTTAGTTACTGAAGGTAAAAATGTTGAGCATTTTCCAAAGCTGCGCTGCATATTTATACTTATGAAGAAACAATAATGAACTGACATTGATATAATCTCCATGTTCTAACAGGAAGAAAGACTCACAAACAAAGTGGTTTTCACCAGGTAGAATATACTTTGGATGTGAATtgtatgtattattattatttcttctattttcttctatTGTTAGACCATGTTCATATTGCATTGAAGGAATTTATACTAACAGGTAGATGAAGAGGCCAGGCACATTCTATGTTAATCtaacattttattttaaaaaatattatttatacactaaaattaatcatcaaaattattcaatatatatatatatattgtttaatttatttttaatatatatattttatatttcaaagtatattttatattagtagttaattttaatatatacctaacatatattttatttatttgaatatctaNNNNNNNNNNNNNNNNNNNNNNNNNNNNNNNNNNNNNNNNNNNNNNNNNNNNNNNNNNNNNNNNNNNNNNNNNNNNNNNNNNNNNNNNNNNNNNNNNNNNNNNNNNNNNNNNNNNNNNNNNNNNNNNNNNNNNNNNNNNNNNNNNNNNNNNNNNNNNNNNNNNNNNNNNNNNNNNNNNNNNNNNNNNNNNNNNNNNNNNNNNNNNNNNNNNNNNNNNNNNNNNNNNNNNNNNNNNNNNNNNNNNNNNNNNNNNNNNNNNNNNNNNNNNNNNNNNNNNNNNNNNNNNNNNNNNNNNNNNNNNNNNNNNNNNNNNNNNNNNNNNNNNNNNNNNNNNNNNNNNNNNNNNNNNNNNNNNNNNNNNNNNNNNNNNNNNNNNNNNNNNNNNNNNNNNNNNNNNNNNNNNNNNNNNNNNNNNNNNNNNNNNNNNNNNNNNNNNNNNNNNNNNNNNNNNNNNNNNNNNNNNNNNNNNNNNNNNNNNNNNNNNNNNNNNNNNNNNNNNNNNNNNNNNNNNNNNNNNNNNNNNNNNNNNNNNNNNNNNNNNNNNNNNNNNNNNNNNNNNNNNNNNNNNNNNNNNNNNNNNNNNNNNNNNNNNNNNNNNNNNNNNNNNNNNNNNNNNNNNNNNNNNNNNNNNNNNNNNNNNNNNNNNNNNNNNNNNNNNNNNNNNNNNNNNNNNNNNNNNNNNNNNNNNNNNNNNNNNNNNNNNNNNNNNNNNNNNNNNNNNNNNNNNNNNNNNNNNNNNNNNNNNNNNNNNNNNNNNNNNNNNNNNNNNNNNNNNNNNNNNNNNNNNNNNNNNNNNNNNNNNNNNNNNNNNNNNNNNNNNNNNNNNNNNNNNNNNNNNNNNNNNNNNNNNNNNNNNNNNNNNNNNNNNNNNNNNNNNNNNNNNNNNNNNNNNNNNNNNNNNNNNNNNNNNNNNNNNNNNNNNNNNNNNNNNNNNNNNNNNNNNNNNNNNNNNNNNNNNNNNNNNNNNNNNNNNNNNNNNNNNNNNNNNNNNNNNNNNNNNNNNNNNNNNNNNNNNNNNNNNNNNNNNNNNNNNNNNNNNNNNNNNNNNNNNNNNNNNNNNNNNNNNNNNNNNNNNNNNNNNNNNNNNNNNNNNNNNNNNNNNNNNNNNNNNNNNNNNNNNNNNNNNNNNNNNNNNNNNNNNNNNNNNNNNNNNNNNNNNNNNNNNNNNNNNNNNNNNNNNNNNNNNNNNNNNNNNNNNNNNNNNNNNNNNNNNNNNNNNNNNNNNNNNNNNNNNNNNNNNNNNNNNNNNNNNNNNNNNNNNNNNNNNNNNNNNNNNNNNNNNNNNNNNNNNNNNNNNNNNNNNNNNNNNNNNNNNNNNNNNNNNNNNNNNNNNNNNNNNNNNNNNNNNNNNNNNNNNNNNNNNNNNNNNNNNNNNNNNNNNNNNNNNNNNNNNNNNNNNNNNNNNNNNNNNNNNNNNNNNNNNNNNNNNNNNNNNNNNNNNNNNNNNNNNNNNNNNNNNNNNNNNNNNNNNNNNNNNNNNNNNNNNNNNNNNNNNNNNNNNNNNNNNNNNNNNNNNNNNNNNNNNNNNNNNNNNNNNNNNNNNNNNNNNNNNNNNNNNNNNNNNNNNNNNNNNNNNNNNNNNNNNNNNNNNNNNNNNNNNNNNNNNNNNNNNNNNNNNNNNNNNNNNNNNNNNNNNNNNNNNNNNNNNNNNNNNNNNNNNNNNNNNNNNNNNNNNNNNNNNNNNNNNNNNNNNNNNNNNNNNNNNNNNNNNNNNNNNNNNNNNNNNNNNNNNNNNNNNNNNNNNNNNNNNNNNNNNNNNNNNNNNNNNNNNNNNNNNNNNNNNNNNNNNNNNNNNNNNNNNNNNNNNNNNNNNNNNNNNNNNNNNNNNNNNNNNNNNNNNNNNNNNNNNNNNNNNNNNNNNNNNNNNNNNNNNNNNNNNNNNNNNNNNNNNNNNNNNNNNNNNNNNNNNNNNNNNNNNNNNNNNNNNNNNNNNNNNNNNNNNNNNNNNNNNNNNNNNNNNNNNNNNNNNNNNNNNNNNNNNNNNNNNNNNNNNNNNNNNNNNNNNNNNNNNNNNNNNNNNNNNNNNNNNNNNNNNNNNNNNNNNNNNNNNNNNNNNNNNNNNNNNNNNNNNNNNNNNNNNNNNNNNNNNNNNNNNNNNNNNNNNNNNNNNNNNNNNNNNNNNNNNNNNNNNNNNNNNNNNNNNNNNNNNNNNNNNNNNNNNNNNNNNNNNNNNNNNNNNNNNNNNNNNNNNNNNNNNNNNNNNNNNNNNNNNNNNNNNNNNNNNNNNNNNNNNNNNNNNNNNNNNNNNNNNNNNNNNNNNNNNNNNNNNNNNNNNNNNNNNNNNNNNNNNNNNNNNNNNNNNNNNNNNNNNNNNNNNNNNNNNNNNNNNNNNNNNNNNNNNNNNNNNNNNNNNNNNNNNNNNNNNNNNNNNNNNNNNNNNNNNNNNNNNNNNNNNNNNNNNNNNNNNNNNNNNNNNNNNNNNNNNNNNNNNNNNNNNNNNNNNNNNNNNNNNNNNNNNNNNNNNNNNNNNNNNNNNNNNNNNNNNNNNNNNNNNNNNNNNNNNNNNNNNNNNNNNNNNNNNNNNNNNNNNNNNNNNNNNNNNNNNNNNNNNNNNNNNNNNNNNNNNNNNNNNNNNNNNNNNNNNNNNNNNNNNNNNNNNNNNNNNNNNNNNNNNNNNNNNNNNNNNNNNNNNNNNNNNNNNNNNNNNNNNNNNNNNNNNNNNNNNNNNNNNNNNNNNNNNNNNNNNNNNNNNNNNNNNNNNNNNNNNNNNNNNNNNNNNNNNNNNNNNNNNNNNNNNNNNNNNNNNNNNNNNNNNNNNNNNNNNNNNNNNNNNNNNNNNNNNNNNNNNNNNNNNNNNNNNNNNNNNNNNNNNNNNNNNNNNNNNNNNNNNNNNNNNNNNNNNNNNNNNNNNNNNNNNNNNNNNNNNNNNNNNNNNNNNNNNNNNNNNNNNNNNNNNNNNNNNNNNNNNNNNNNNNNNNNNNNNNNNNNNNNNNNNNNNNNNNNNNNNNNNNNNNNNNNNNNNNNNNNNNNNNNNNNNNNNNNNNNNNNNNNNNNNNNNNNNNNNNNNNNNNNNNNNNNNNNNNNNNNNNNNNNNNNNNNNNNNNNNNNNNNNNNNNNNNNNNNNNNNNNNNNNNNNNNNNNNNNNNNNNNNNNNNNNNNNNNNNNNNNNATTAAAAATAaatcattaaattaattattatgtatttttgtataaatatatattatttaatttattttaaatatatattttatattttaatatatattttatataaataattaattaaataattaattttttaaataattaatttttgtatACTCATGATTGGAATTGAAAATACTAATCTCCAACCTTTTAGAGTTTGTAAAATACCTAAAATACCAACCTGGTCCCTGTCCATTTTCCAAAATGACAAGACGATTCTTAACCAAAAACACGTTTCATTACGGTCTCTAACCCTGTACTCCGTCTGCCAACTCGGTCCTTCTGTCAGTTTTTCGGTAtggaaattacttaaataattaatttttgtatACTCATGATTGGAATTGAAAATACTAATCTCCAACCTTTTAGAGTTTATATAGAGAGTAAAATACCAACCTGGTCCCTGTCCATTTTCCAAAATGACAAGACGATTCTTAACCAAAAACACGTTTCATTACGGTCTCTAACCCTGTACTCCGTCTGCCAACTCGGTCCTTCTGTCAGTTTTTCGGTAAAAACTCGAtggaaattaaaaaagaattgaaaaaaataattaaaaaaatattatttaaagaataatacggacaaataaacccctaaccaatttaaatttagagacaacTAAGTCCCTGTCTATTTTTTAATCTGACACGTTAGTAATTTCCGTCAAATTTTTGTCGGAAAACTGACAGAAGGACTGGATTGGCAGACGGAATACAGGATTAGGGACCGTAATAGAACGTGTTTTTGGTTAAGGATCGTCTTGTCATTTTGGGAAATGGACAGGGACCGTATTGATACTTTACTCTTCATATAGACGTAAAGGTTAACAATTGTCTGTGAAAAACAttgtgcttctttttttttttcccttgcctttttcATATTAGCATATAAAGTAGAAAAATTTATTAGTGTCAAAAGTTCAATAATAATTATGATGATTTATGCAGGGAGTAATAGAGGAGGATAATAAGATACTGAGGGCACAAATAGGGTCAAAGCCACCAAAATGTGAAAGAAGGTGCAGTTCATGTGGACACTGTAAGGCAATTCAGGTGCCTACTAATACTAACCTCCAAATTCAGAAAGGGAACATAAATCCTCCAAAGCTTTTTAAAATTGCATATGCAAGAGGAGATGATAAATCTAACTACAAGCCTATGAGTTGGAAGTGCAAATGTGGGAACCTAATTTTCAACCCATGAAATAAAATTGCAATATAGCTCCAAAGTAATTTCTAGTTTCTTTTATGTAAATGAAAAAGGATACCATGTCAATTCTGTATATgtaaattcaattttaaattgTTCTTACTTTCCAAGTTCCTGCCTGTGAGGAACAAGCTAAGGcttttgtttatttatgtttAGGTCGAGGAACAAGCTTTCGGTTTTGTTTGGATGAGGTTGTAAAAGATTTTTTTAGCAANNNNNNNNNNNNNNNNNAaagtaatttattttaaaaaaatctttaaaaataaatataatttgatatttagattttttgtaaaatatattttttgtttttaatatttttaaattttttaaaatatttttaaaatttaatttttaaaataaatttcaattctatttctacaattaattttttttaaggtcCATCGTGCGTTAatcaatttgttttttttttcccaaTAATTTCGTACCATTTTTCACTACCACCCCTCTTCGATAAAACTGCAACCATGAAGGCCATGGAAGTTCAAATAAGAAGGATAGAAAGAGGATAACGTGATCATACTGTATCAAAACATTTAAAGTGGAGATTTACTTTGCTGTAAAAAATTTAATGAAAGAAAATGCTcaataatatacaaattaaaatgtGTAGTAGTGAAGAATGCTCATGTACGAGATCTACATTCTGGttcttcttttaaaataataaataaataagcaagAGATCTGCTACTTTAGGTTAGAATCCATGATTTCAGAAATGAAGTAGCACGTCGCTATCCCTTACTACGACTAAATTTTTAAAGTGGTCCTGAAATTCACGCTATGTACTAAAATCGTCTCTGAGATTTTAATTGTACTAATTATATTTTTGAGATTGAAAAAATTATACTATATTAGTCCTGATCCGTTTTCCGTTAACGATGCATTG is from Arachis ipaensis cultivar K30076 chromosome B01, Araip1.1, whole genome shotgun sequence and encodes:
- the LOC107617479 gene encoding EPIDERMAL PATTERNING FACTOR-like protein 2, coding for MGLDHHAICGLRRLGFIIFSISLFFFIISSWIHHGLVTEGRKTHKQSGFHQGVIEEDNKILRAQIGSKPPKCERRCSSCGHCKAIQVPTNTNLQIQKGNINPPKLFKIAYARGDDKSNYKPMSWKCKCGNLIFNP
- the LOC107604860 gene encoding uncharacterized protein LOC107604860, translated to MFRQSNTAYQPYTDIINSRWDKHLKKDLHAAAYFLNPKFFFNENYKEAPDVMRGLLDLVTLYCKCNNLDSVQAMKEIHLYRDRKESFDRQEVIPAASELKPDEWWRLFGGSAPCLQKIAVRILSQASASSGCERNWSLFDQIHTKRRNRLEHDRLNDIVYVTYNLRLKSRKEKEKRKQKTQHDPIDYESIS